One Drechmeria coniospora strain ARSEF 6962 chromosome 01, whole genome shotgun sequence genomic region harbors:
- a CDS encoding inositol pyrophosphate synthase, with translation MQKILWDRRVCLRLLDKIQVRTPKRLEVNRDGGPQVLTPEIAKHIKDVSGIALEPVDAENQVPPRRVELIDNGDVLSVDGALLRKPFVEKPTSGEDHNIIIYFPSSEGGGARKLFRKIGNKSSDYIADLNVPRAITEPGSSYVYESFMQVDNAEDVKAYTVGPHYCHAETRKSPVVDGIVRRNTHGKELRYVTALSPEEKGVAARISTTFGQRVCGFDLLRASGKSYVIDVNGWSFVKDNDDYYDHCANILKDIFVKDRLRRGGVTPPMPSPAATAADIDPLARATQAVKGKEREQQAATAPPAAARAANGGHGTPPGVEQQHRDSAGAVQSEAASFHTSSAMSSMAQSSATSPTLPPPPPDLTLPSWSAAPSPTKATTPTKATSQPQGDDQGTAPPPPPPPKHAWKLKGMVSVIRHADRTPKQKYKFTFHTEPFIELLKGHQEEVLLIGEAALGSVMQAVDVAYEAGVEDRAKLRQLRNVLVRKGSWAGTKVQIKPMFRKKKTRGMATMKEVPDVEDENGEGAVQSNFGECPGHESDVPPGSKGRDSLSGVTMSKFTAAEERLVLDKLQLVIKWGGEPTHSARYQSQELGENMRNDLMLLNRDILDDVNVFSSSERRVTASAQIWAASFLGRKEIPEDFITIRKDLLDDSNAAKDETDKVKKKLKGLLRKGNERPAQFAWPENMPEPSEVQTRVVQLMNFHRRVMQYNYGKLYSGAATSLSSISNPSTEKLSGDSSATSISSALSHANAINNIQSRWCSGEDAELFRERWEKLFAEFCDGEKVDPSKISELYDTMKFDALHNRQFLEWVFTPPKSMLDEEYGVREGKSEEGRAEEAKSDKGQAQGRNTSPDGSDKTDSLTRGTTVRKLFRRRSFLNGLRHLNEEGPPEKYFRLYKGTHQASSTKSDPRDDPLQELYRLAKVLFDFICPQEYGISDSEKLEIGLLTSLPLLKEIVQDLEETQASKDAKSFFYFTKESHIYTLLNCIIEGGVETKIKRSTIPELDYLSQICFELYESELKAPAGADGVAGGEPTFTYSIRITISPGCHVFDPLHVQLDSRHCIGCAPRRSLTAHIDWLQVIKTLRAKFNQYVPPAHHPASLPSLARRALLTPLHRVKLPKTFLAVNLSDAFTFEEQERLAHDSDMLEMKSMPAKDHASVAHEAAEDADATPTGDGFDGAAFDPSSRNGS, from the coding sequence ATGCAAAAGATCCTGTGGGACCGGCGCGTCTGTCTTCGCCTGCTCGACAAGATTCAAGTTCGCACGCCGAAGCGACTCGAAGTCAACCGAGACGGAGGACCACAAGTCCTAACGCCCGAAATAGCGAAGCATATCAAGGATGTGTCTGGCATCGCCCTGGAACCAGTCGATGCTGAAAACCAGGTGCCCCCAAGGCGTGTCGAGCTGATCGACAATGGCGACGTTCtcagcgtcgacggcgcgctgCTGAGAAAGCCGTTTGTAgagaagccgacgagcggcgaggATCACAACATCATCATCTACTTTCCCAGCAGCGAGGGTGGTGGTGCGAGGAAGCTTTTCCGCAAGATCGGAAACAAAAGCTCCGACTACATCGCCGACCTCAACGTCCCAAGGGCCATCACCGAACCTGGCAGCAGCTATGTGTACGAGAGCTTCATGCAAGTCGACAACGCCGAAGATGTCAAGGCATACACGGTCGGTCCGCATTACTGCCACGCCGAGACTCGAAAGTCCCCAGTCGTCGACGGTATTGTGAGGCGGAACACGCACGGGAAGGAGCTGCGCTACGTCACCGCCCTGAGCCCAGAGGAGAAGGGGGTGGCGGCTAGGATATCGACGACGTTCGGTCAACGAGTCTGCGGCTTCGACCTGTTACGCGCATCCGGCAAGAGCTACGTCATAGACGTCAACGGATGGAGCTTCGTCAAGGACAACGACGATTACTACGATCACTGCGCCAACATTCTCAAGGACATCTTTGTCAAGGACAGGTTGCGCCGCGGCGGTGTTACGCCTCCGATGCCATCTCCCGCCGCGACCGCCGCTGACATTGACCCGCTTGCACGGGCGACCCAAGCCGTCAAGGGAAAGGAACGTGAGCAGCAAGCTGCGACGGCACCTCCGGCTGCCGCCAGGGCAGCCAACGGTGGCCACGGTACGCCACCCGGCGTGGAGCAGCAGCACAGGGACTCTGCCGGCGCGGTCCAGAGCGAGGCAGCGTCTTTCCATACCAGCAGTGCCATGAGCTCGATGGCCCAGAGCTCCGCGACGAGCCCTACGCTGCCCCCGCCACCTCCGGACCTGACGTTGCCCAGCTGGTCCGCTGCGCCGTCCCCGAccaaggcgacgacgccgaccaagGCAACTTCTCAGCCGCAGGGCGACGACCAGGGcacggcaccgccgccgccgccacctcccAAGCACGCGTGGAAGCTCAAGGGTATGGTGTCTGTGATACGACATGCCGATCGCACGCCGAAGCAAAAGTACAAGTTCACCTTCCACACGGAACCGTTCATCGAGCTCCTTAAGGGACATCAAGAAGAGGTTCTCCtcatcggcgaggcggcgctcGGAAGCGTCATGCAGGCTGTCGACGTCGCGTACGAGGCGGGTGTGGAAGATCGAGCCAAGCTCAGGCAACTCCGCAACGTTCTCGTCAGGAAGGGCAGCTGGGCCGGAACCAAGGTCCAGATCAAGCCGATGTTTCGAAAGAAGAAGACGCGAGGGATGGCGACCATGAAGGAGGTGCCGGACGTGGAGGATGAGAACGGGGAAGGGGCGGTTCAGAGCAACTTTGGCGAATGCCCCGGCCATGAATCCGACGTGCCGCCCGGCTCCAAGGGACGCGACTCGTTGTCCGGGGTCACCATGTCCAAGttcacggcggccgaggagcggcTCGTGCTCGACAAGCTGCAGCTCGTCATCAAATGGGGTGGCGAGCCGACGCACTCGGCGCGGTACCAGTCGcaggagctcggcgagaaCATGCGCAACGACCTGATGCTGCTCAACAGGgacatcctcgacgacgtcaacgTCTTCAGCAGCTCCGAGCGTCGTGTCACGGCCAGCGCGCAGATTTGGGCCGCCTCCTTCCTGGGTAGAAAGGAGATTCCAGAAGACTTCATCACGATCCGCAAGGATCTCCTGGACGACTCCAACGCGGCGAAGGACGAGACGGACAAGGTTAAGAAAAAGCTCAAAGGTCTTCTCCGCAAGGGCAACGAGCGTCCGGCGCAGTTTGCCTGGCCCGAGAACATGCCGGAGCCGTCCGAGGTGCAGACTCGGGTGGTGCAGCTGATGAACTTTCACCGGCGCGTGAtgcagtacaactacggcaAGCTCTACAGCGgggcggcgacctcgttGAGCTCCATCTCGAACCCGAGCACGGAGAAGCTCTCGGGAGacagctcggcgacgtcgatctcgtcggcgcTATCGCACGCCAACGCGATCAACAACATCCAGTCTCGATGGTGTAGCGGCGAAGACGCCGAGCTGTTCCGCGAAAGATGGGAGAAACTCTTTGCCGAGTTTtgcgacggcgagaaggtGGACCCGAGCAAGATATCGGAGCTGTACGACACCATGAAGTTTGATGCCCTCCACAACCGCCAGTTCCTGGAGTGGGTCTTCACGCCGCCGAAGAgcatgctcgacgaggagtaCGGGGTGAGGGAAGGGAAGTCGGAGGAAGGGCGTGCCGAGGAGGCAAAGTCGGACAAGGGCCAGGCTCAGGGTCGAAACACGTCTCCGGACGGATCCGACAAGACGGATTCGTTGACCCGCGGAACGACGGTCAGGAAGCTCTTCCGACGACGTTCGTTCCTCAACGGGCTGCGGCATCTCAACGAGGAAGGTCCGCCAGAGAAGTACTTTCGACTGTACAAGGGCACGCAccaggcgtcgtcgacgaaatCCGACCCGAGGGACGACCCGCTGCAGGAGCTCTACCGGCTCGCCAAGGTGCTCTTCGACTTCATCTGCCCGCAAGAGTACGGCATTTCGGACAGCGAAAAGCTCGAGATTGGCCTCCTGacgtcgctgccgctgctcaaGGAGATTGTGCAGGACCTCGAGGAGACGCAGGCGTCGAAGGATGCCAAGTCCTTCTTCTACTTTACCAAGGAGTCGCACATCTACACGCTGCTCAACTGCATCATCGAAGGCGGGGTCGAGACGAAGATCAAGCGGAGCACAATTCCCGAGCTCGACTACCTCTCGCAGATTTGCTTCGAGCTGTACGAGTCGGAGCTGAAGGCTCCGGCGGGGGCGGACGgtgtcgccggcggcgagccgacgTTCACGTACAGCATCCGCATCACCATCAGCCCGGGGTGCCACGTCTTCGATCCGCTGCACGTCCAGCTCGACAGCCGGCACTGCATCGGATGCGCGCCGCGACGCAGCTTGACGGCCCACATCGACTGGCTGCAAGTCATCAAGACGCTGCGCGCCAAGTTTAACCAGTACGTGCCCCCTGCTCACCACCCAGCCTCCCTCCCGTccctcgctcgccgtgcGTTGCTGACGCCGTTGCACAGAGTCAAGCTGCCGAAGACATTCCTCGCCGTCAACCTCTCGGACGCGTTCACGTTTgaggagcaggagcggcTCGCGCACGACAGCGACATGCTCGAGATGaagtcgatgccggccaAGGATCACGCGTCCGTCGCACACGAAGCAGCCGAGGATGCAGATGCCACCCCTACCGGCGACGGGTTCGACGGCGCAGCGTTTGACCCGAGCTCCCGCAACGGGTCTTGA